DNA from Aphis gossypii isolate Hap1 chromosome 3, ASM2018417v2, whole genome shotgun sequence:
ATAGacctttataaattttaccgttgtattaatttttgaagattttaatttttatgtattagatACTTTctagtttttgtaaatatattaaaactattactttttgattttaattattttacctaaaCGGACTGGTCTTCGAACTATTTTATGActattgttttcgttaaatatatttgtaatattatttattttccattatatttattattttagtatttatgatgatttactataaattcataattactagatttattattagctagttcttattttaattaatttatacattaaatcgttacaatgtatattaataaataataataattataaataaccgaaaaaacatttattttaagtatagttggtataaaatttagtaatcCCCATTTTATACACCTTATTGGTCTGTTAATTTCAGTAGAAAATACATgatcaacattaaaaaataaaaaatcattaaaaaatcttccaataaatattaaataagacaCTTTTAACAATGATCTTTTTtggaattaaaattgaaaatattactattgtatTGTCTACGTTAAAGTTTAAAGTACTTTGTAAAAATAGACGTTTATTGTAATGATTGAGGTAGATAACAAGTAACTATAGGTACATGTgatcatttttactattaactggattaaatataattctagtATTTTAtcggtaaatttaaaataaatataaattgtacactataaattttgaaaaaaataagtatcacAGTACTCATATTATACTCGGCAAAGGTGTCATCGTATAggcagtaaaaaattatagttcttACGTTTGAACACTATTCTTTATGATACTGTAACACGTTTGTCCACCATagcctataataaataaatatgtaaattttaatataatatgtaaaatatatattttttatgtaagttatttataagcttataagttataaatcataaatgttgAACATGAACatgaattaaaactaaaaagctATGAGCACATCACAGCGTATACGaactttaacaatataaataaaaaaaccattaaattcCTACAATACGCTTGGCAGTGAAACGGGACTTGGTAGGATAGTTATTTAAAGtgaatcatgaatattttaaaattccaataatttacataagtaTAAGTTACAACTcgctttaaaactaaaataccaATAAGAATCTATGAAGTGCCCAAGTGCCGTAGATCAGCGTTTCCCAAACTTCTTCTCTTCCGGACCCCTTAGAGATAGTAAAAATGATTGCAGATCccctaaataaaaacaaaatattcgtttttatatatactatacagtatatagtattttcaatttaagctCACTGACCCCTTTCAGTACACGTGTGGATCTCTAGGGGTCCGTGGACCACAGTTTGGGAAAAGCTGCCCTAGATAATACTCTCgcctttaaaatttgttaaataataggGCGATTCACtgcaatattttacttttaacttaataaatacaatctttggtatatggtataataaaatatatttataaaacgttgACAACACGAGTTTATGGAAATagaaaggtttttttttgttcgtaaACTGTTTCAGTCGTATCTGACAAACCCATAAAcctaaccatttttatttttgtgaaaagTTCAGAtaacttttttgatttataaacagCGAGTCATACATTGGTGGCAGCATACCACGAACGATAATAATCTATGCACAATGGCTACGTTCATATAATAtctcgtttattattttaaatataaattcatgaaaaaattattggtgTCACTTTCTAACTGATCAACTCTATTCTATAGGGAGTAGACAATAGTTAACACGAAGCAATGAGTTTTCCTTTAAGGAAAAGCTATAgttttagaagaaaaaaaggttgcttataaattaaagtttgtaactttaaaaaattgatttcccTCAATAACTCTCAATGCGAGAATATCGGTCTTAGATTTTGGAGATAATTTATAAggcatttgtaatattaatattggagAGAAAAGCGTATCTTTAGAGGTTCCTATAgaatgcatatttttagttttaagttaCGAAGAGACTTGGATAAACAACTCGAAATACACATCAAACTACCGTATCCCGAGGAACGGGAACtcttattagaaaataaaccataattaGAATAGAAAAGTCGTAGACAAGTTTTACAAGTCTTTTATATGACTTAGTATTTCTAAGTAATAGTGTATAGTAATGAAAACaggtttttaaaatcataagaaACAGATACAAGACACTGGtgtaataaacttaattattatattatattggttaggGATCCGTAAATTTAAGAGTTAGGCAACCTTCGGTATAATGTAAGACTGAAGCGATTGAAAAACCTGACTACGCCGTATGTAGGTATGATGcaactatatatacaatatcagTATCGGTTTTGGTGTCTAAAACTACTATCGCGATTTAATGCCCCTAGAATAATGGTATGTAATAGATATAACATAGTCTGcagtatttttatgtaagaaaatttaaaacatgaagtaataaaatgccataaaataaacaaacaaatatttttttataagagaattattatgttttaacgcAAAACTAACCAAAATTGAATGAAACAATGGACATCAAAatatggaaataaataataaaattaaagaagaaGGCccatgaaatttattttttgcccCTCGACACCAAAAAGGTTGCCGATCCCTGgttcaaaacaaaacaaaaacaaaatgatttaaGTCGAGAATCATCAGCGTTGGGTTGACCTAGAGGTTCCCAACTTCTTTTTTACTCACGGTACCCTTAGTCATTATCTAAAAATCTGGAGGCACCCTTTGACATCttcgattttatttaacagtgcataagtacaaataaaagtaataaaagatatagatagtaggtataatatactatatacaaatattatattttataaaacaaactatTACATTGAAAAgtaactatacattattattttttatttattactgcataaataatataataaaaaatacatttcaaataatttcgcGGCTACCTAAAGGCGATTGTAAACTCCACCAGAATGCTGGTCAAgataaaaagatattaaaagGTCTAATGTAAACTCCGCcagttatttttcttatctaTAATGGGTATATGTAAACTCTGCCAGTTTCGAaattcgaaataaaaaaaaaaatgacagtgTTACAGCggatgctatattatatagattataggtacacTAATGGAGTAATACAAGACTTAGAATACTTACAAATTGTATCACATCATTttagtttacataatatatgacatacctaactatatatttttggattttttggtatgactattatttattataattttctactataatttaatatttaatgtgaacgatatgatattatattgtattgtaatttctttttttaataatatatcatattaattttgtactacTACTTGATTTTCTTCACTGGCGGAGATTACCTGAGCCTAATTTTACCTGTTTTTAgagtttacagtaaaaaaaggtACTTGTGGAGAAGTTTACATGCGCCCAATCTCTGAGTTAACCTATAGGTAGAGTAGGTAAGCACGTTTGGTGATTGAAAagacaaaatcaaataatatttttattattgtaaattattataattaagttatttatataaattgaatttattaactatcaaATATTTCAGAAGGGGGGGGGGTAAACCACCAAAACCCTCTTCATATACGGCCTTGCTCTCGATGACTTTGGCTTGAATTTACAAGATTGTCGTAGTCAAACTTATGATACCGCCACAAACATGTCTAAATGTTACTCAAGAGACAGAAATTCAAGATTAAAGACAAGAATACAAAACCACATTAGCAATTTATGTACCATGTGAAAAATATGTCTATtataagtctataatattagtcTATACTTAGCCTCGTAGGAATGTCTGCTATCGATTCTATCAAAAAagcgacattttttttttaaatcttcttGTTATTGGCAATTGATGAAAGAGAAATTGAGaccaaatcaaaatatagtaaaaatagctAGGTACTGGAAAAAGTGGGTCTAATCATTATAATGCTTGTTCTGCTTTCAAAAATAGTTAgaaagaattaataaaaacatttcaattctatagaaaataatactcCTGAAAAGccacgattaaaaatatatatatctttaatcgtgTGAAAAACCCATAGGTAAatcgtaaaacaaaaaaatcaactattCTAAACAAATACTCAATTCTAATGACTAATATACAATTACCTACTACTTAAAAcctttaaatcaataaaattgaagACCACATAAGCACCCTTTCAAAAAATATCCATAATTCAAAACTCAATTCAACAGGTTCACTACATAACAATCTTCATATTCTTCATCTTCATCCGCCATTTTAACAATATCTAAAATGCAGACGTTCATGCGACCTCGTTATTAGTTAAATTCTATCCATATAGCCTTAATACGTCTAATAAttcttcatatatttttttaattattataatttgtatagaatattagTATTCAGGTAAATCCCCTGTACAAATATTCCTATTATAGtacaatagtaaatttatataattatatctaaaatcaTGGTTAAAATAGCTACTaacttattattctattttatctatacatatagataACCATAGAATAAGAatgtcttattttataataaaaaaaaaaaataataaaatgatagtaGTTTATAAAGTAGTTTCAATATGCCGGATTTTTGTTAGTTTCAACCTGTTTTTTGCAAGAccataatttagaatttatgattaatgaatgatatcataaaaattaaaattaaaaattgatacttgagaaaacaattttgttcaattctttaattaaaataaataaataaattcttctTAATTActatcttatttaatatacttcaaaattataatacttgttaATTCTTTTAACACTGACaacatacattaattatttcataaggaataagaataattatctggaagtattaaaacataaaactaaattttttacagGAATTTAAtcagtatacttaaaatttagatgAGCAGAGTGGAATAACACAAATTGTTAATTCAATAGAtactaaaaagttttaaaattcaaaataactttcttgttttttgaaacatgtattttttaacaatatatttatatacatacataatgttatacataacatcaaatagtttttaatattatttaaataaatagaaggtaaacatatgtttaaaaattgttatttaatttagacctTAGATAAGAAAACTTACAATCACAAAGAAATTTCTGATGTTTAATAAGCTAATATAAATAgccttttaatttaattcaaatatcaatattaaaacagtttaaaatattagatatagtttagacaaatttttagaaaaatatgatagAGCAATAATATTTCCAGATCtaacattgaaaataaaaatataaaagtaaaatgattgtatttataatattattaagtactaaTCCAATTCTATAAGTTCAGGTTTTTTACCATTATTAGTAATAGAATTACCGGGACGATGAACTTGATTTTTCTGAACTATTTGTCGAACTGTTGTTGTTGTAGTCATGGTTGTAActtgctataaaataaaacaaatacaattaaatatatcatcaattactattgttaaaattaaaaaatatatttggaatATGAAAAAGTGTtcctaatttataaactatattttgaaaatttaaccctGTATAgataacacaaataaaataaatacaactaagtatgtaatataatatataaaataacaattacttCTCGTAGTACTGATTGATTATTTATGACATTTCTTTGTTGTTGAACTGTATTTAAAACACGTTGAGTAAACTGTCTCGCAGTTTGTATCTTTTGAATAGCAGTTCTTTGACAAACCATTGgtctactaaaaaaattaaaaatagttaaaagacttaatcattttttttttttttttttgttaaaattgtttttatttacaatttatttaatactaaaataataaaacaaaattatcttaCTGTCTAATGCTAGGATTATTCTGTCTGATATTAGGCATATGGTTTGTGCTATTTGGTTTAGAAGGTcgcttattgtttataatccAACGATTGACTAAATTATGGTCCATAATATTTGGTTTTCGATGTAAAGTCTTTGCAAcaacatacaaaatatcttatttatttataaacaattattatgaaaaatataatttattatttatatataattaagtttaaaaataaataaataaataaacaagtacAGTAAAACCTCGATAAGTAGAAATTCAAgggaaatacaaatttttctaCTTGCCCAAGAAGTTTTCGACTTGTTAAGATTTTCAAGTTATCAAGGTTTTAGGATAAAATGTTGactcagtttttaaaatataaatataagtatcagttttaaattattttatagtatatacataattataatgtgtattcgAGGTTCCACTGTATAGTGCatacatttactttttacaacaataaagTTTAACTTACACGAGATGATGAAGGATTAATATTCTTTGATTCATTATCCCATGTGCGCTTCTCATCAAATTTTCCTGAAAacaaattgcaaaaatatattaaaagtaaaaacaaccTAAGAGGAAGCTACATCATGCATATCTTACAAAAGTGCAAAACATGTTATGTGGACTTTCtcttacattaatattgtataaataaaacgtacgagattttataatagattctAAAGATTCCTTATTTTGGACAGGAACTATGGGTGTTTCACAAGATGTTATTTCTACATCTGAATCATCAAGTTCATTGATCTCAATTACATCTTTTGGCGAATCTttattatcattcatttttatttctttaggCTCGATTTCTTCAATTGGATTATCAATAGTGGTAGTACTATGGTTTTTAGCATTTACTTCACTCTCTACTTCCTTTGTTTTATCTTCCAATGGTTCTTTGGTAACTGTTCTATTAGTATCATCCTCAACTCTAATACCTTCATCAATCAAAAGGATTCCATCTGTATCGGAATCCGCAAGAGATTTTTTCGTGACTAAATTATTACTTCCTAAGGTTTCAgtataatctttattttttttatttgttaaattttcaacactatttattatagttattttgttggAGGTATCTTTGTTAACATCACTTGTTTTACCATTtgacataatatcattagaattttttgaaaCTGTGTTTGATTGTTTGTTAACATCTTTTAGTaaaccaatattattgtttgtatttatcatactattaatattatctacaacTATCATTTGATTAGGAACTTTTTCAGTAATACCACTTTTTTCTTCATCTATCTCATTTTCTGTTTCTGAAGTAACACCACTTGGTGCTAAATCAAATGACtccatataaatagttttctgACTCTTTTTTggtcgtttattattttctgattCTGACGATGATACCCTTTTTCGTCTTATTGATATTGGTTTtgcctttttatttaattttctattattaacaatagatTCATTTTCTGAACTGTATTCACACTCTGTATCATTAAGATTAGACCCTTCTGTTTCTTCTGCATAATCTTGtttctttttaaactttatttccaactataaaataaaaatatataattaaaacacacataaataaatcacaGTCAAGTAGTTTATAAGAAAGAGACACCAGGGCAAAAAAGTTCTTATCGTGTATCAGTGTTTCTGATGTCATATTTAACACTCTCGTAGCAGATCATTAAAGTACTTTAGGAGAGAACCCaaaaatacatactttaaAAGTTGTATTACAAAAGTTTACTATATTACAAAGTGAACAGCGCTGCAACGACAttagattttgataaaaacttaAGACAAACATCATATCAGAATTTTTTGCGCAACCATTTTATCAACAACCATGGCTCCTAATCTCTTAACCCAGCGGTTCTCAAACTGTGCTCCGCAGAGCCCTAGGCTCCCCAAGACTAATCTAGGGGCTCTGCAGACACATCTGaattaagtacatatattattatttgttaaattgttacaaattacatttatattgtataaagtttGTATACTAGCAATTTATTGAACTATAATTCGACGGCGTTCATGAAGAAAGGTATAagtcaaatttaacaaattttcagGAGACGAATTAATTCTCGTTTtttgttagtaaaataatggatgtatttttaataaatcaaactatttttattgtaatttaaatttgtatagtcTTAATGAAAaagttagttttattaattatagatgaCTTATTCTCTATTGCActgaatatattgaaatatagtgACTTATGCCCTTTTTTACAATTGACTTATACCCTTTTTCATAAACGCCGTCCAATTGTTTAAGTTGTAAAATTGGTATTTCACGTCTTGGAGCTCcatgaattttttttgcatatcaAGGGctctgcaaaaaaaaatttgagaatCACTGTCCTAACCTAACCATAAAAGCTCAACTAAAAgaattggaaattttttaattgaacacTTCAACCATAaatgtgaaatatatttttaaaaaatcagtttcttaaaatataatatcattcaataaaattaagtgaGTAATGGGAGATTCTTTTATCACACAACATTCATTATTCCAACAAATccttacttttttaaatatatatttttagatcattgtaaattataaaaaaaaacatctatctaaaaaaatatatttttactattggaTATATTTATGCCAACACGCTATACCTAGATTGATAACCATCATactcattgtattattaatatctacctatatcaatatataaaatcaatcaccatcattatgtaatacatatatatattgagtACTTAACTTAAATAAGGTAACCCTGACcttgaacattaaaatataaatataaccttTATTAATAGgaaactatacaaatagtaGCAACTGGAGAAGAGAGAACATTacgatataaaaatcaaattttgaacaaGTATTTGAAGTTTAGATAAGCAGAATGGAGAGTAACAGGAATaccattcaaaatattatttcgctACACAGCTTATCTGTGAATCATCAAAGAATCACCCTTCATAGATTGATCTAACATCAactatcaattaaaaacataataattaaactcaaaatatattattctatttctcTAAAACTAAGAATTTGTTTACAGtactctaaaataattttacctcgTTCAAATCTGCGTAAAACTTTTTGTTACTTTCATCGAGTTTCTTTCTAAGTTCTTCATTTTCTTCTGCTGGATCTTTAAGTGTATTTACATTTGACAAACGACCAAGATATTCATTTATCCTTCGAAGCTTTAATTGTTTCGCAAGTTGAAGAAACGCATCTTTTGCTAATATAAAtacgaaacattttttttaaagattcttgagcatttaatcataattatacttacagaTACTTCTCAATTCAGTTTCAGTCcatcctaatttttttttgtctcttaagcattttaataatgtatatatttcaaaagaatctggaaatgttttattaacattataatatttctcaatGGTTTTATTAACCAAGCTGTCGTTTGTTCCTTTGAAACGCAGTATAGGTTCTTCTAAAAAGTCTGGTTCATCACATAGTTTACACATtcgtttataaatttcaactaTCCTTTTTTCATATCTATATTcagaaaatatacaaacaaaaaacaggaggttacacattttttagctTTGCCAACCTTGGAAATCAACCCTAATCTACAAGTTGAGATATTAAAACAGCACTTCTAGGttgtgtaattaaatttaaaataataccaatatatttaatttataacagtttaataattcattgaaaaataattaataattttgaatttaatatattttactttttagatttattatgatatattatttcattctttaattaaaatgtatgttttttttttttttttatatatataattaaaaataatataagacttgcttattcaataaatagtaaagactgaaattggtttatttagttttatatcttTCAGAAAGTATttactaaaatcaaaaaacttacttgtcttttaatatatatgcagagtcataattaaattcatcatcattatttatgtCCATTTCTTGTTCatcaagatttttaattttttttcggataacctaaaaataaaaaataaaagttggtACCGCTtgatatatgatatatgtCAAGTGGTCACTAGAATgggtatgttaaattttaatttaaaatttatcattatatacgaaAACAATTCTGAGCGGAAACAGTCACACAATCATTATCACAAGTATACtccatgttttttatttttgaata
Protein-coding regions in this window:
- the LOC114130275 gene encoding interaptin-like isoform X2, producing MSEIEISSGPEDSEPDIFYNMDMFQQMINLCRNNKKFPQKYVEDMNKMYKKCNNKQKNSKNLCDLVLKGIESISPNNEDSFQYAANVYNELLQLTKKDSNRLQTENCVASTSNGNTSTTSELDDGTSNNEISESNKIFKELIEKCYQNKNFPNSNIEIIDKLYNSLPAEFLSSKYFIMLLKEANQIIWPDSSITFYTHMEYIYDQLQQFEASMKVQDSKTSGNNKEINGKKLKQLKKLKTALKVIRKKIKNLDEQEMDINNDDEFNYDSAYILKDKYEKRIVEIYKRMCKLCDEPDFLEEPILRFKGTNDSLVNKTIEKYYNVNKTFPDSFEIYTLLKCLRDKKKLGWTETELRSISKDAFLQLAKQLKLRRINEYLGRLSNVNTLKDPAEENEELRKKLDESNKKFYADLNELEIKFKKKQDYAEETEGSNLNDTECEYSSENESIVNNRKLNKKAKPISIRRKRVSSSESENNKRPKKSQKTIYMESFDLAPSGVTSETENEIDEEKSGITEKVPNQMIVVDNINSMINTNNNIGLLKDVNKQSNTVSKNSNDIMSNGKTSDVNKDTSNKITIINSVENLTNKKNKDYTETLGSNNLVTKKSLADSDTDGILLIDEGIRVEDDTNRTVTKEPLEDKTKEVESEVNAKNHSTTTIDNPIEEIEPKEIKMNDNKDSPKDVIEINELDDSDVEITSCETPIVPVQNKESLESIIKSRKFDEKRTWDNESKNINPSSSRTLHRKPNIMDHNLVNRWIINNKRPSKPNSTNHMPNIRQNNPSIRQPMVCQRTAIQKIQTARQFTQRVLNTVQQQRNVINNQSVLREQVTTMTTTTTVRQIVQKNQVHRPGNSITNNGKKPELIELD
- the LOC114130275 gene encoding death domain-associated protein 6-like isoform X3; the encoded protein is MSEIEISSGPEDSEPDIFYNMDMFQQMINLCRNNKKFPQKYVEDMNKMYKKCNNKQKNSKNLCDLVLKGIESISPNNEDSFQYAANVYNELLQLTKKDSNRLQTENCVASTSNGNTSTTSELDDGTSNNEISESNKIFKELIEKCYQNKNFPNSNIEIIDKLYNSLPAEFLSSKYFIMLLKEANQIIWPDSSITFYTHMEYIYDQLQQFEASMKVQDSKTSGNNKEINGKKLKQLKKLKTALKVIRKKIKNLDEQEMDINNDDEFNYDSAYILKDKYEKRIVEIYKRMCKLCDEPDFLEEPILRFKGTNDSLVNKTIEKYYNVNKTFPDSFEIYTLLKCLRDKKKLGWTETELRSISKDAFLQLAKQLKLRRINEYLGRLSNVNTLKDPAEENEELRKKLDESNKKFYADLNELEIKFKKKQDYAEETEGSNLNDTECEYSSENESIVNNRKLNKKAKPISIRRKRVSSSESENNKRPKKSQKTIYMESFDLAPSGVTSETENEIDEEKSGITEKVPNQMIVVDNINSMINTNNNIGLLKDVNKQSNTVSKNSNDIMSNGKTSDVNKDTSNKITIINSVENLTNKKNKDYTETLGSNNLVTKKSLADSDTDGILLIDEGIRVEDDTNRTVTKEPLEDKTKEVESEVNAKNHSTTTIDNPIEEIEPKEIKMNDNKDSPKDVIEINELDDSDVEITSCETPIVPVQNKESLESIIKSRTFYLYNINVRESPHNMFCTFENLMRSAHGIMNQRILILHHLVLYIENQILWTII
- the LOC114130275 gene encoding interaptin-like isoform X1; this encodes MSEIEISSGPEDSEPDIFYNMDMFQQMINLCRNNKKFPQKYVEDMNKMYKKCNNKQKNSKNLCDLVLKGIESISPNNEDSFQYAANVYNELLQLTKKDSNRLQTENCVASTSNGNTSTTSELDDGTSNNEISESNKIFKELIEKCYQNKNFPNSNIEIIDKLYNSLPAEFLSSKYFIMLLKEANQIIWPDSSITFYTHMEYIYDQLQQFEASMKVQDSKTSGNNKEINGKKLKQLKKLKTALKVIRKKIKNLDEQEMDINNDDEFNYDSAYILKDKYEKRIVEIYKRMCKLCDEPDFLEEPILRFKGTNDSLVNKTIEKYYNVNKTFPDSFEIYTLLKCLRDKKKLGWTETELRSISKDAFLQLAKQLKLRRINEYLGRLSNVNTLKDPAEENEELRKKLDESNKKFYADLNELEIKFKKKQDYAEETEGSNLNDTECEYSSENESIVNNRKLNKKAKPISIRRKRVSSSESENNKRPKKSQKTIYMESFDLAPSGVTSETENEIDEEKSGITEKVPNQMIVVDNINSMINTNNNIGLLKDVNKQSNTVSKNSNDIMSNGKTSDVNKDTSNKITIINSVENLTNKKNKDYTETLGSNNLVTKKSLADSDTDGILLIDEGIRVEDDTNRTVTKEPLEDKTKEVESEVNAKNHSTTTIDNPIEEIEPKEIKMNDNKDSPKDVIEINELDDSDVEITSCETPIVPVQNKESLESIIKSRKFDEKRTWDNESKNINPSSSRTLHRKPNIMDHNLVNRWIINNKRPSKPNSTNHMPNIRQNNPSIRHRPMVCQRTAIQKIQTARQFTQRVLNTVQQQRNVINNQSVLREQVTTMTTTTTVRQIVQKNQVHRPGNSITNNGKKPELIELD